The proteins below come from a single Nostoc sp. KVJ3 genomic window:
- a CDS encoding IS66 family transposase: MLVELRELIHSLATGDGESNESDSHPARLYRVCRLATVAEHTKLKALAKEILTDWDAVIACFYHPQLPPTNNEAERALRHAVIARRISYGTRTSEGSLAYCSVLSVVETCRLRKVDPWSYIAIVLTQARKGIKHPPMSIAC; the protein is encoded by the coding sequence TTGTTAGTTGAACTAAGGGAACTAATACATTCACTTGCTACTGGCGACGGGGAATCAAATGAATCAGACTCACACCCCGCTCGCCTTTATAGAGTCTGCCGATTAGCTACGGTTGCAGAGCATACCAAGTTAAAAGCTTTAGCTAAAGAGATTTTAACTGATTGGGATGCTGTGATTGCGTGTTTTTATCACCCGCAGTTACCACCCACCAATAATGAAGCAGAGAGAGCTTTACGACATGCTGTAATCGCTCGACGTATTAGCTATGGAACTCGTACATCAGAAGGAAGTTTAGCTTATTGCTCTGTTCTGAGTGTGGTTGAAACTTGTCGTCTAAGAAAAGTTGATCCTTGGAGTTATATTGCGATAGTTCTTACTCAGGCTCGTAAAGGTATAAAACATCCCCCCATGTCCATTGCCTGTTAA
- a CDS encoding IS66 family transposase: protein MNRLSKEDLSQMNQNYFQSLDKEKLVEVAGNLHSLAVEQLEKLEQNSSNSSLPPSSDQFKSKEKVPSLELEPTGSETSISESKREDKHVSQESEKPKNKGFGKKLSGKQAGAKGIWRTSPLVASQTVAHHPLSCASCNSRLEIDPQAKPYMGYYVLELEKLDSELIVELQSAEIIHLDETPWYEKGKSRWLWVAITSTIAVFHIGSRRKEELLHLISEAFVGWLIADGYGAYSSYPKRQHCLAHLIRKAIALTEAVDKEVADLGQWLVS from the coding sequence ATGAATCGACTGAGCAAAGAAGACCTCTCACAGATGAACCAGAACTACTTCCAATCTCTGGATAAAGAGAAATTGGTAGAAGTTGCAGGTAATCTTCATTCTTTAGCTGTCGAACAATTAGAAAAATTAGAGCAAAATTCAAGCAATAGTTCGTTACCCCCATCATCAGACCAATTTAAAAGCAAAGAGAAAGTACCGTCACTAGAATTAGAACCAACGGGGAGTGAAACTTCCATTTCAGAATCAAAGCGAGAAGATAAGCACGTTTCACAAGAAAGCGAAAAACCAAAAAACAAGGGATTTGGGAAGAAGTTGTCGGGAAAGCAGGCAGGAGCTAAAGGGATTTGGCGAACAAGCCCCTTAGTAGCAAGCCAGACAGTAGCTCATCATCCTCTAAGTTGTGCATCATGTAATAGTCGGCTAGAAATAGACCCACAAGCAAAACCCTATATGGGTTATTACGTACTGGAACTAGAAAAATTAGATTCGGAACTTATTGTTGAATTACAATCGGCAGAAATAATCCACCTTGATGAAACACCCTGGTATGAGAAAGGAAAATCTCGGTGGTTATGGGTAGCAATCACAAGTACAATAGCGGTTTTCCACATCGGTAGTCGTCGGAAAGAGGAATTATTGCACCTGATAAGCGAGGCGTTTGTGGGATGGTTGATCGCTGATGGCTATGGAGCCTACAGTAGTTACCCGAAACGCCAACATTGTTTGGCCCATCTCATCCGCAAAGCCATTGCTTTGACTGAAGCGGTAGATAAAGAAGTAGCAGATTTGGGGCAGTGGCTTGTTAGTTGA
- a CDS encoding DUF1993 family protein, translating to MTISMYQALIPVSIRTLNNLTNILEKGAAYAETKKIDPSVLINSRLSPDMFPLSKQVQIASDTVNRGAARLAGIEPPKFEDNETTFPQLIDRIQKTISHLNTFKPEQIDGSEEREITLQMRDNTLSFQGMPFLLYFILPNLYFHVTTAYDILRHCGVELGKGDFLSQP from the coding sequence ATGACCATTTCAATGTACCAAGCTTTAATACCCGTGTCTATTCGCACACTGAATAACCTTACAAACATTCTTGAAAAAGGTGCTGCTTATGCTGAAACTAAAAAAATAGATCCTTCTGTGTTGATTAATAGTCGTCTATCCCCAGATATGTTTCCATTATCAAAACAAGTGCAAATTGCCTCTGACACAGTAAATAGAGGTGCCGCACGGTTAGCAGGAATAGAACCACCTAAATTCGAGGACAATGAAACTACATTTCCTCAACTTATTGATCGCATTCAAAAAACTATCTCTCATTTAAATACTTTTAAACCTGAGCAAATTGACGGTTCAGAAGAGAGAGAAATTACCCTACAGATGCGTGACAATACTCTCTCTTTTCAAGGAATGCCATTTCTCCTATATTTTATTTTACCAAACCTTTATTTCCATGTCACAACAGCCTATGACATTCTCAGACACTGCGGTGTCGAACTTGGCAAAGGAGACTTTCTTAGTCAGCCTTAA
- a CDS encoding S9 family peptidase: protein MKKLTKIALASSVLAMTLSINISAQAQEKRLLTLDDQFAFRQISEPQLSPSGDWIAYTVTNTTLKNDTRDNHIYMTSWDGSQTLQLTNGNDGEYNPRFSPDGKYLAFRSSRESGKQQIWLLNLSGGEAEKISDFAGDVSDFVWSGDSRRLAVIAEEPAAETPFNGKTPPPIVIEQFHFLEDGVGFIGKSREHLYVLDLATRKADILTPGSFNEYLPAWSPDNKNIAFVSKHGQESDRNNNWDLYAIAAQSGAKARQLTTFIGPDSAPDWDSRPVWSPDSKSIAYLQGGSPKLIEYAVHHLAIISAEGGTPRLLTANLDRNVAKPCFTTDGKSILFLIEDDGNVHLAKIPVTGGKIERFLAGRREISKFDLGRDGKIALLSSTPQQPNAVFAFNGQNLRLISHQNDQLLAQLNLATTDEISFLSKDATEIHGFLVKPPHYQPGKKYPTLLMLHGGPVGQFTNQFMFNWQLFAAHGYVVVGVNPRGSSGRGEAFSKAIYADWGNKDAQDIIAGADYAIATGIAAPSRLGIGGWSYGGMLTNYTIAQDHRFQAAVSGAGESNILATYGTDEYVDDYEQELGVPWKNLDVWLRISFPFLHADRIVTPILFLGGDRDFSVPLHNSEQMYQALKSLEIDTQLVVYPGQSHGISKPSYQRDVLERYLAWYDKYLTPSSASPIFEPKLNKKKSN from the coding sequence ATGAAAAAGCTAACAAAAATCGCTTTAGCAAGTAGTGTTTTAGCGATGACACTCAGTATAAATATTTCGGCTCAAGCCCAAGAAAAACGCCTGCTAACACTCGACGATCAATTCGCCTTTCGCCAAATTAGCGAGCCTCAACTTTCTCCCTCTGGAGACTGGATTGCTTACACAGTAACTAACACCACTCTGAAAAATGATACACGAGATAACCATATTTACATGACTTCTTGGGATGGCTCCCAAACATTACAGTTAACTAACGGTAACGATGGTGAATACAATCCTCGGTTTAGCCCAGATGGTAAATATCTAGCTTTTCGCTCCAGCCGTGAATCTGGAAAACAGCAAATTTGGTTGCTCAATTTATCAGGCGGTGAAGCCGAGAAAATATCTGACTTTGCTGGTGATGTTAGCGATTTTGTCTGGTCTGGTGACAGTAGACGACTAGCCGTAATTGCTGAGGAACCAGCCGCAGAAACACCCTTTAATGGGAAAACCCCACCACCGATTGTTATTGAGCAATTTCACTTCTTAGAAGATGGTGTGGGTTTTATCGGTAAAAGTCGTGAACATCTTTATGTATTGGACTTAGCAACTCGCAAAGCAGATATTCTCACCCCAGGTTCATTTAATGAGTATTTACCTGCTTGGTCACCTGATAACAAAAATATTGCTTTTGTGAGCAAACATGGTCAAGAGAGCGATCGCAATAATAATTGGGATCTGTATGCAATCGCCGCCCAATCGGGAGCCAAAGCCCGTCAGCTAACTACCTTTATTGGGCCTGACTCCGCTCCTGATTGGGATAGCCGTCCGGTTTGGAGTCCAGATAGTAAGTCAATTGCTTATTTGCAGGGAGGTTCTCCCAAACTTATTGAGTACGCAGTTCACCATCTCGCCATTATCTCTGCCGAGGGTGGTACTCCCCGTCTACTAACTGCCAACCTTGATCGCAATGTTGCCAAACCGTGCTTTACCACAGATGGTAAATCAATACTGTTTTTAATCGAAGATGATGGCAATGTTCACCTAGCAAAAATACCTGTAACTGGTGGCAAAATCGAGCGATTCCTAGCAGGGAGACGAGAGATTAGTAAATTTGATTTAGGACGCGATGGCAAAATCGCTTTACTTTCCTCAACGCCACAACAACCAAATGCAGTCTTTGCCTTTAATGGTCAAAATTTGCGTTTAATATCACACCAAAACGATCAGTTACTAGCGCAGTTAAATTTAGCAACTACGGATGAAATCAGCTTTTTGAGTAAAGATGCTACAGAAATTCATGGCTTTCTTGTCAAGCCACCTCACTATCAGCCAGGAAAGAAATACCCAACACTGCTAATGTTGCACGGCGGGCCTGTCGGTCAGTTCACAAACCAGTTTATGTTTAATTGGCAACTGTTTGCAGCTCACGGCTATGTCGTTGTGGGTGTTAACCCACGCGGTAGTTCAGGCAGAGGAGAAGCCTTCTCCAAAGCAATTTATGCAGACTGGGGAAACAAAGACGCTCAAGATATTATTGCCGGTGCCGATTATGCGATCGCTACTGGAATTGCTGCACCATCGCGCTTAGGAATTGGTGGCTGGAGTTACGGGGGAATGTTGACCAACTACACTATTGCTCAAGATCACCGCTTTCAAGCCGCAGTCAGTGGGGCTGGTGAATCAAATATTCTGGCGACCTATGGTACTGATGAGTATGTTGATGATTATGAACAAGAGCTTGGTGTACCGTGGAAGAACCTCGATGTCTGGCTACGAATTTCTTTCCCATTTCTTCACGCTGACCGCATTGTTACACCAATACTATTTCTGGGAGGTGATAGGGATTTTTCTGTACCACTACATAACTCGGAACAGATGTATCAAGCACTCAAAAGTCTGGAAATTGATACTCAATTAGTAGTTTATCCTGGACAGTCTCACGGCATCAGCAAACCGAGTTATCAACGTGATGTCCTAGAACGTTATTTAGCTTGGTACGATAAATATCTCACACCCTCAAGCGCATCTCCTATTTTTGAGCCAAAATTGAACAAGAAAAAAAGCAACTAG
- a CDS encoding glycoside hydrolase family 10 protein — MFKLFRIKRGLILLVYSLIITILVILGTSKISTATQTHEVRGVWLTNVDSQVLFSSQNLKDALNRLNKLNFNTIYPTVWNGGYTLYPSSVAQKVLGQSIEPIPELKDRDILQEVIKEGHKKGLTVIPWFEYGFMTPIDSELAKRHPDWLTNRYDGTKVDSDNQAWLNPFHPEVQQFMIDLIMEAVAKYDLDGIQLDDHFSLPSEFGYDDYTVAMYTKELKGLIPSKDFYETFWVRWRADKINEFMKNLSAKIKAVKPDCLISLSPNPLHFSLPASLQDWFTWERREYISEIVLQVYRSDLPRFVTELERAEVDLAKTHLPVSVGILSGLKSSSLPINQIKLQVEEVRQHGLAGVSFFFYESLWNWSDEAPIVREKVIQRMFPNSVSRG, encoded by the coding sequence ATGTTTAAATTATTCAGAATCAAGCGCGGATTAATATTACTGGTTTATTCTTTAATTATAACTATTTTGGTGATATTAGGAACAAGTAAAATAAGTACAGCCACCCAAACACATGAAGTACGGGGTGTGTGGCTTACTAATGTTGATAGTCAGGTACTTTTTTCATCTCAAAATCTAAAAGATGCTTTAAATCGTCTCAATAAATTAAATTTTAATACTATTTATCCTACAGTTTGGAATGGTGGTTATACACTTTATCCTAGTAGTGTAGCTCAAAAAGTATTAGGTCAATCTATCGAGCCAATTCCTGAATTAAAAGATAGAGATATTCTTCAAGAAGTTATTAAAGAAGGACATAAAAAAGGTTTAACTGTGATTCCTTGGTTTGAATATGGGTTTATGACTCCCATAGATTCCGAATTAGCTAAACGACATCCCGATTGGTTAACTAATCGTTATGATGGTACTAAAGTTGACAGTGATAATCAAGCTTGGCTTAATCCTTTTCATCCAGAAGTACAGCAGTTTATGATTGATTTAATCATGGAAGCTGTAGCTAAATATGATCTTGATGGAATTCAATTAGATGATCATTTTAGCTTACCTTCTGAGTTTGGTTATGATGATTATACTGTAGCAATGTACACAAAAGAATTAAAGGGTTTAATTCCTTCTAAGGATTTTTATGAAACTTTTTGGGTGCGTTGGCGTGCTGATAAAATTAATGAATTTATGAAAAATTTATCGGCTAAAATAAAAGCTGTTAAACCAGATTGTCTAATTTCTCTTTCTCCTAATCCTTTACATTTTTCTTTACCTGCTTCTTTACAAGATTGGTTTACCTGGGAAAGACGAGAATATATTTCCGAAATAGTTTTACAAGTATATCGTTCCGATTTACCTCGTTTTGTGACAGAATTAGAAAGAGCAGAAGTTGATTTAGCTAAAACTCATTTACCAGTTTCTGTTGGCATTTTAAGCGGTTTAAAATCTAGTTCATTACCGATTAATCAAATTAAATTGCAAGTTGAAGAAGTACGCCAACATGGTTTAGCCGGAGTCTCATTCTTTTTCTATGAAAGCCTCTGGAATTGGTCAGACGAAGCCCCTATTGTACGAGAAAAAGTTATTCAAAGAATGTTTCCTAATTCTGTATCTCGCGGTTGA
- a CDS encoding helix-turn-helix domain-containing protein, with the protein MKSYSVDLREKIVAAHLQKNISIRKVANIFSVSKSLVQKLVKQQKLEGNLQSKPRGKPQFSNLTNADIELRELVESHPDATLIELCELFADKTGNWVGQSAMCRALQKLGLNRKKKQSGVPKRGLLSSEFKIRLLGRSQTYRARKFSIFGRNWCSTWINEDSCSFTNGNKSLLSQPLL; encoded by the coding sequence ATGAAGTCATACTCTGTCGATCTTCGAGAAAAAATAGTTGCAGCACATCTTCAAAAAAACATCTCAATCAGAAAAGTAGCTAACATATTTTCCGTCTCAAAAAGTTTAGTTCAAAAGCTTGTAAAGCAACAAAAACTTGAAGGAAATTTACAATCCAAGCCGCGAGGAAAGCCACAATTTAGTAATCTAACAAATGCTGACATAGAGTTGAGAGAATTAGTTGAATCACATCCAGATGCAACATTGATAGAGTTGTGTGAATTATTTGCAGACAAGACTGGCAATTGGGTAGGTCAAAGTGCAATGTGTCGTGCGTTACAGAAATTAGGATTAAATCGTAAAAAAAAACAAAGCGGAGTACCCAAGCGGGGACTATTGAGTTCTGAATTTAAGATTAGATTATTGGGAAGAAGTCAAACATATAGAGCCAGAAAATTTAGTATTTTTGGACGAAACTGGTGTTCTACTTGGATTAACGAGGACTCATGCTCGTTCACAAATGGGAACAAGAGCCTACTCTCTCAACCCCTTTTATAG
- a CDS encoding transposase — MDETGVLLGLTRTHARSQMGTRAYSLNPFYRGSKVTVIGAISITKVVALMTMNNSMDGIAFELFVEKFLVPNLWSGAVVVMDNLSAHKLDSIVPMIEAVGAKVICLSSYSPDFNPIELWWSQLKSFLRSFSPTTTEMVDKLISVALDLINPQHLRNWFASCCYCTS, encoded by the coding sequence TTGGACGAAACTGGTGTTCTACTTGGATTAACGAGGACTCATGCTCGTTCACAAATGGGAACAAGAGCCTACTCTCTCAACCCCTTTTATAGAGGCTCAAAAGTTACAGTAATTGGAGCAATTAGTATTACAAAAGTAGTGGCATTAATGACAATGAATAATTCAATGGATGGCATTGCATTTGAATTATTTGTTGAGAAGTTTTTAGTGCCAAATTTATGGTCAGGTGCAGTAGTAGTGATGGATAATTTATCCGCACATAAACTAGACTCAATTGTGCCAATGATTGAAGCTGTAGGTGCAAAAGTTATTTGTTTATCCTCATATTCTCCCGATTTTAATCCAATTGAATTATGGTGGTCACAACTTAAATCTTTTTTACGCAGTTTTTCTCCAACTACAACAGAAATGGTTGATAAACTCATCTCAGTTGCACTTGACTTAATAAATCCTCAACATTTAAGAAACTGGTTTGCTAGTTGCTGCTACTGTACCTCATAA
- a CDS encoding IS4 family transposase, which produces MGKHQSVSVRQISRNRAEQVAYYRFLENENVTVGELIRSLSDHCILQVERKHVLAISDTSEINLQSHVGRLKAEGLGVVGNNTDVGFYIHPTLILDAENGFPLGISTVQLWTRDINHADKHERKYQKLPIFEKESYKWLRSATDTQQCLSAGDAKVVTHIADRESDLYEEFATVPNQNNHVLVRARQDRRLAGQTQSLYTYLNQQPSEGTYTVDVPADPRLGRTAREALLIVRRAVVKIQPPDKLNSQDYPASVTLYAVEAVEVNPPKGQEPIHWRLLTTHQVVCLEQALCVIRWYTWRWQIEQLFATLKTAGLNLEATQLESIAAIQRLTVLALSVAVQILQLIQGRDNPDLPATIAFSDEQQQCLSAMPAAGYAYAPTIDGKTRLQQNPYPPHSLSWATWIIARLGGWSGYRSQKPPGIITLVRGLYQFESTFLGWKLALGLLVCTP; this is translated from the coding sequence ATCGGAAAACATCAATCAGTCAGCGTCCGTCAAATAAGTAGAAACAGAGCAGAACAAGTAGCCTACTACCGCTTTTTGGAGAATGAGAACGTCACAGTAGGGGAATTAATCCGAAGCCTCAGCGACCACTGCATATTGCAGGTAGAAAGAAAACATGTATTAGCAATAAGTGATACTAGCGAAATTAATTTGCAGTCTCATGTAGGCAGGTTGAAAGCAGAGGGTCTAGGTGTAGTGGGAAACAACACAGATGTAGGATTTTATATTCACCCAACCCTAATATTGGATGCAGAAAATGGATTTCCCTTGGGGATAAGCACAGTACAACTGTGGACTAGAGACATCAACCATGCGGATAAGCACGAACGAAAGTACCAGAAATTGCCGATATTTGAAAAGGAATCATATAAGTGGCTGCGTTCGGCAACGGATACTCAGCAATGTTTAAGTGCTGGTGATGCCAAAGTGGTAACTCATATCGCCGACCGAGAAAGCGATTTATATGAGGAATTTGCTACTGTCCCAAATCAAAACAATCATGTATTGGTAAGAGCGCGTCAAGACCGTCGCCTTGCAGGACAGACTCAATCACTTTATACGTATTTAAACCAACAGCCTAGCGAGGGAACTTATACCGTGGATGTCCCCGCAGATCCACGTCTTGGTAGAACGGCAAGGGAGGCATTATTAATCGTTCGCCGTGCGGTAGTGAAAATTCAGCCTCCAGATAAATTGAATTCCCAAGATTATCCTGCCAGTGTGACCCTTTATGCAGTTGAAGCCGTTGAAGTCAACCCACCCAAAGGTCAAGAACCGATTCATTGGCGATTATTGACTACTCATCAAGTCGTTTGTTTAGAACAAGCGCTCTGTGTCATTAGATGGTACACATGGCGATGGCAAATTGAACAACTGTTTGCCACTCTCAAAACTGCCGGATTAAATCTCGAAGCTACGCAATTAGAGTCGATTGCTGCCATCCAGCGACTAACTGTGTTGGCTTTGTCAGTTGCTGTCCAAATTTTACAACTGATTCAGGGACGGGATAATCCTGATTTGCCTGCAACTATTGCCTTCTCGGATGAACAACAGCAATGTTTGTCTGCGATGCCTGCGGCGGGCTACGCCTACGCACCAACAATAGATGGAAAAACTCGACTTCAACAAAATCCCTATCCTCCTCATTCCCTATCTTGGGCTACTTGGATTATTGCTCGACTTGGTGGTTGGTCTGGTTATAGGTCTCAAAAACCTCCAGGAATTATTACTTTAGTTCGTGGACTTTATCAGTTTGAATCCACCTTTCTTGGCTGGAAACTCGCTCTAGGTCTACTTGTGTGTACACCGTAG
- a CDS encoding TIGR01548 family HAD-type hydrolase: MTPQTPTKAIAIFDIDGVVRDVSGSYRRAIADTVEYFTTQAYRPTPQDIDQLKSEGVWNNDWEASQELIYRYFETQQQSREQLQLDYSAIVAFFQSRYRGIDPNNFTGYICNEPLLLQPSYLEQLTQAGIAWGFFSGATRASANYVLEKRLGLQSPVLIAMEDAPGKPDPTGLFATVRELDNGIEQRLAIVYVGDTVADMYTVERARGLDSSRTWIGVGVLPPHVQETASRSDAYSETLLAAGAAVVLPNVQELTPNQIQELVSSSPRSMF, encoded by the coding sequence ATGACTCCACAAACTCCTACAAAAGCGATCGCTATTTTCGATATTGATGGCGTTGTGCGCGATGTTAGCGGTTCTTATCGCCGTGCGATCGCAGATACCGTAGAATATTTTACTACCCAAGCATATCGGCCAACCCCACAAGATATTGACCAACTCAAGTCTGAAGGTGTGTGGAATAACGATTGGGAAGCATCGCAAGAATTAATTTACCGCTACTTTGAAACTCAACAACAAAGCCGCGAACAACTGCAACTAGATTACAGTGCGATCGTGGCTTTTTTTCAATCCCGCTACCGTGGAATAGACCCAAATAATTTTACTGGGTATATCTGTAATGAACCTTTATTATTACAACCTAGCTATTTAGAACAACTTACCCAAGCTGGGATTGCTTGGGGATTTTTTAGCGGTGCAACTCGTGCTTCTGCTAACTATGTATTGGAAAAACGCCTGGGTTTGCAATCTCCGGTGTTGATTGCGATGGAAGACGCACCAGGTAAACCAGACCCTACTGGACTTTTTGCTACAGTTCGTGAATTAGATAATGGAATTGAGCAAAGATTAGCAATCGTCTATGTGGGAGATACAGTAGCAGATATGTATACTGTAGAAAGAGCGCGAGGTCTAGATTCTTCTCGGACTTGGATTGGTGTAGGAGTTTTACCGCCCCATGTCCAAGAAACAGCATCGCGTAGTGATGCATACAGTGAGACACTGCTAGCAGCAGGAGCAGCAGTAGTTTTGCCTAATGTGCAGGAATTGACCCCAAATCAGATTCAAGAGTTGGTGAGTTCATCTCCCCGATCTATGTTCTAA
- a CDS encoding cytochrome P450: MSALKLPNGPQTHPWIQMYQWLTNPLEYMEACTKRYGDIFTLQLGSNFAPQVFVSNPQAIQQIFTTDPKQLDSGEPAGIKAPLLGQQSLLALDGKPHQRQRKLLTPPFHGERMLAYGELIREITEQVSSQWQLEETFAVLPSMQAISFQVILKAVFGLEDGPRYKKLNELLIAILNPKIPLLRTILLVFPSLRQDLGSWSPWGKYLRLREQIDQLIYAEIQERKAQPNLSGTDILSLMMAARDEAGEPMTDLELRDELMTLLVAGHETTATSLSWALYWIHHQPQVREKLLQELDNLGEKPDANAIFRLPYLNAVCSETLRLYPVAMSALNRLVKSPLQIGGYNFETGTILIPSIYLTHHREDLYPESKQFKPERFLERQFSPYEYLPFGGGNRRCIGMAFALFEMKLVLATVLSRWQMELADSKPVKPVRKGLLFSPAGGVQMVVKGKRLQNQPVFEISLS, encoded by the coding sequence ATGTCTGCACTTAAACTACCTAACGGGCCTCAAACTCACCCTTGGATACAGATGTATCAGTGGCTTACTAATCCCTTAGAATACATGGAAGCCTGTACTAAACGTTATGGTGATATCTTCACCCTTCAACTTGGATCAAATTTTGCTCCTCAAGTCTTCGTTAGCAATCCCCAGGCAATTCAGCAGATTTTTACTACAGATCCAAAACAGTTAGATTCTGGTGAACCAGCAGGGATTAAAGCGCCGTTATTAGGACAGCAATCATTACTGGCGCTAGATGGAAAGCCTCACCAGCGACAACGGAAGCTGTTGACACCACCCTTCCACGGGGAACGGATGCTGGCCTATGGCGAGTTAATCCGTGAGATCACGGAGCAAGTGAGTAGCCAGTGGCAGCTTGAAGAAACCTTTGCAGTTCTGCCGTCTATGCAAGCAATCTCTTTTCAAGTGATTTTGAAGGCTGTATTTGGTCTAGAAGATGGGCCACGTTACAAGAAACTCAACGAACTCCTAATTGCAATCCTGAATCCCAAAATCCCTTTACTAAGAACAATTTTACTTGTTTTCCCATCACTGCGACAGGATTTAGGATCGTGGAGTCCTTGGGGTAAATACTTGCGTTTACGAGAGCAAATCGATCAACTCATCTACGCCGAGATTCAAGAACGCAAAGCACAACCCAATCTATCTGGGACTGATATTTTATCTTTGATGATGGCTGCTCGTGATGAAGCGGGAGAGCCGATGACAGACTTGGAATTACGTGATGAACTGATGACTTTATTAGTGGCGGGTCACGAAACTACTGCAACTTCCTTATCATGGGCGCTGTACTGGATTCATCATCAGCCGCAGGTACGGGAAAAACTGCTGCAAGAACTAGATAATTTGGGTGAAAAACCAGATGCAAACGCTATTTTCCGATTGCCTTATTTGAATGCCGTCTGTTCTGAAACACTACGTCTTTACCCAGTGGCAATGTCGGCACTAAATCGATTAGTCAAATCACCGCTACAAATTGGGGGATACAACTTTGAGACTGGGACTATACTAATTCCCTCTATTTATTTGACCCATCATCGAGAAGATTTATATCCTGAGTCGAAGCAATTTAAGCCAGAGCGTTTTCTGGAACGGCAATTTTCTCCCTATGAGTATTTACCGTTTGGTGGTGGGAACCGTCGCTGTATTGGCATGGCATTTGCCTTGTTTGAGATGAAACTGGTTTTGGCAACAGTGCTGTCTCGCTGGCAAATGGAATTGGCTGATAGTAAACCAGTGAAGCCAGTACGTAAGGGTTTGCTATTTAGTCCAGCAGGTGGCGTGCAGATGGTGGTAAAGGGGAAGCGCTTGCAAAATCAGCCAGTCTTTGAGATTAGCTTGAGTTAA
- a CDS encoding phytanoyl-CoA dioxygenase family protein: MKDVVSLVEEIIQGKGYVLIPELLSPVQSEEARSLVLEIAEKEKPLGKVLLDDQRERIYGLIYKGKIFELMVQHPTVIEVIETIVGKDMTLGTFSAHILNPGATNMGVHVDYPYWTMKPPFPSYPVMEIQVIWMVEDFTQENGAPVFAPGSQKLCSPPDLAHFSKIAEKVTGKAGSVVISHGLCWHDTSVNSSQKPRVSILGNYAPKFVRPFKNPLDDMQQEVIDRASPKLKQLLGYELKSAFYNDVQRIRSGNWN, encoded by the coding sequence ATGAAAGATGTTGTAAGTTTGGTAGAAGAAATTATTCAAGGAAAAGGTTATGTCTTAATTCCTGAATTATTAAGTCCAGTACAGTCTGAAGAAGCGCGATCGCTTGTTCTCGAAATTGCTGAGAAAGAAAAGCCTCTAGGAAAAGTATTGCTTGATGACCAAAGAGAACGAATATATGGCTTAATCTATAAGGGGAAAATCTTCGAGTTAATGGTGCAGCACCCAACAGTCATCGAAGTCATTGAAACCATTGTGGGGAAAGATATGACTCTCGGAACTTTCTCGGCTCACATACTTAATCCTGGTGCAACAAATATGGGGGTACACGTAGACTATCCCTATTGGACAATGAAACCACCTTTTCCAAGTTATCCTGTGATGGAGATTCAAGTAATTTGGATGGTTGAGGATTTCACACAGGAGAATGGCGCTCCTGTTTTCGCTCCTGGTAGCCAGAAGCTTTGCAGTCCCCCTGACTTAGCACACTTTTCAAAAATTGCTGAGAAAGTAACTGGAAAAGCTGGCTCAGTAGTAATCTCCCACGGTCTTTGCTGGCATGATACATCTGTCAACTCCTCTCAAAAACCAAGAGTATCGATTCTAGGCAACTATGCTCCTAAGTTTGTGCGTCCTTTCAAAAACCCATTGGATGATATGCAGCAAGAAGTTATAGATCGTGCTAGCCCTAAACTAAAACAGCTACTCGGATACGAATTGAAGTCAGCTTTTTATAATGATGTTCAAAGAATCCGGTCAGGAAATTGGAACTGA